From the Callithrix jacchus isolate 240 chromosome 22, calJac240_pri, whole genome shotgun sequence genome, the window TCACGATGGTCTTCAGATACCCACACGGGCACTGCTGAGAAAGCCATTTGGTAAAACTGATGCTGGAAACGGGGGCTTCTTGGAATCCCTGCTCAGCTGCTCTGGTTCCTAGCATGCCTCAGGTTACCCATGGCCCTCTTTTCACGTGGGacctgacctgtgatctgccccTGCTCCTAGGCGTAGTGACAAAGATGAAGATGCAGAGGACCATTGTCATCCGCCGAGACTACCTGCACTACATCCGCAAGTACAACCGCTTCGAGAAGCGCCACAAGAACATGTCCGTACACCTGTCCCCCTGCTTCAGGTGAGCACAGGGGCCCATCAGCTTGTTCAGGCCACTCTCCCAGCCTTCAGATTTCAGGCCGGTCCAAGTTAAGGCCAACTGAGGGAGGCAGTGACTGAGGTGACATCTCTGGGAAGCCCCAGAATCTCAGAATTTGTATATCATTTGTTCGTCAGAATTTAAGTGTTCCACAGGTTGAATATCTACCAGAAATGCttgggggggccaaggcgggcacatcacgaggtcaggagttcaacaccagtttgcccaacatagtaaaatcccatctctactaaaaaatgcaaaaaactagccatgcgtggtggtgggcgcctgtaataccagctactcaggaggctgaggcaggagaatcgctggaacccaggaggcagaggttgcagtgagccgccatcacgccattgcactccagcctgggtgacagagcaagtctccatctcaaaaaaaaaaaatgcttggggCTAGATTTTGGAATGTTctcatatacataatgagatgtTTTGAGGACGGGACATAGGTCTAAACACAAAGCTCATTTGTTTCATGTGCACCTTGTTTACATAGCCTGAAAGTAATCTTATGcagtatattttataattgtgtGTGTGAAGCAAATTTAGATTcactgaaccatcagaaagcaaagggtTCATGCTGGCACTCAAAGTTTCTGATTttagccagtaatcccagcactgaaggagcatgaggcaggaggatcccttgagcctaggagtttgagatcagcctgggcaacatggcaaaatcctccctctacaaaaaatacagaagtaaCCAGGTGCTGTGGCATGGGCCTGTGGTCTCAGGTcctcgggaggctggggtgggaagattgcttaagtccacaaggtggaggctgcagtgagccgagatggccccactgctttccagcccgtgtgacagagtaagatcctgtgtctctctcacacacacacacacacacacaaaatttcagATTTTACAGTGTTTCAGAATTTTTGGATTAGGGGTGTTGAACCCGTAATAGGTAGGTGTCTTGGAACCAAAAGGTTAGGGTGTTATACCAGATGGGAACCTcagaaatgttggaattacacATTTGTTCATCCCCTCAGCTTATCATGTGCCAGGTTTGGTGTTAGACCCTGGGGGCTCAGTGGTGAGCCAGGGCACAGTCCTGTTCCCTCAGAGGGCACCTTTCAGCAGGGTGGGAGGCAGGTGTCAGCCAAGTACAAAGGATGGGGATGTGGCGCAGCTGATAATGGTGGCCTTTGGGCAGGGAGAATCTTGGGAACAAGGTGGGGAGTCCTGTGGGCGGGGAAGAAAGTGGCCTGAACTGATTCTGAGTGATAAGGGACCTGAGGTTGTCCCTTACCACTGTTGCTACAGGATTCCCCTGCTGCTCTGCTGGGGTGGGGTGATGAGGAGGCCGCTGACAATCTGGGGGCCTCTAGTTTGGCTGTGAAAGGGAGCTCGTCCACCCCAGTGGTCCTGCTCTGTCTACAGCGTTGAGCTTGGTTCTTGGCACAAAGTTTGTACCAAAGAAATGACAGAAGCAGGTTATTGCCGAGCGGAGCTCAGCTGGGGTTTGGTGGAGCCAAAGCAGGGCCTTTAGCCTGGCAAGGTGAAGGGAAAGCCTCCTGGGGCTTATGGGGTGGCCCCTCCTGAGGACACGGCCCCACCTGCCTCCACAGGGACGTCCAGATTGGTGACATCGTGACAGTGGGCGAGTGCCGACCCCTGAGCAAGACTGTGCGCTTCAACGTGCTCAAGGTCACCAAGGCCGCTGGCACCAAGAAGCAGTTCCAGAAGTTCTGAGGCTGGACGTCGGCCCACTCCCCACAAtcaaataaagttattttctcaTTCCCAGCCAGACTTGGGATCGCTGTACCTTTATCAGAGcgtgggggtgtgggggtgtcCATGTGGGAACTGGGCAAGGCTGCTGTGGGTGAGGACAAGGGAGTATGAGCTGAGATGCCTGCCTTCCCCTGGGTCTCCTTTTTTGGTCCTTGTCACCTTTTCCTCTGATAACCCTGGTGGTGTGCTGTTCcccacctctgccctctggggaGGAAGTGAGGGAAGGCGGAGGCCCCTGGGTCCTCCAGGCCCTTGTCTACTCTTCCTGACCGAGTCAGGTAGGGAGGGGAGGAAGCTGCAGCCCCCCTGCCATGGGTGTGCGCTCACCCAGGTAGGGTGGGGTGTGCTGGATGCTCTGCTTTTTGGCTGTGAACTGTAAAGGTCTTGACTTTAGCCAGAGCCTCCGATCCCTGCTTCCAGCCACGGAGGAAGACACCGTGCACCCACCACCCACTCCTAGGTGGGCACCATGCTcatctgcagatgaggaaattccCCTGGGAGAGGCCAAGTCCTCCTGGAGTCCCAGTGAATAGCTGAGTTCCAGCTCTCAGGTTCTAGAAACTTCCTTTGCACCAGCTGCCTCAAAATTGAAGTAAGGAAATTGGTGGTGTTGGAAGTGGCATGGTGAGACTGCCCTGGAGCCTGGCTCAGCGGGACTGGGGCCAGGCTACTGGGAAGGAAGTGGGCAGGAAGCTCCCGGAGATGGCCCAACACACAGGCTGCAGAGAAGGGGGCCTTGAGAGGGACAGGCCAGGCTCAGGGTCATGGCATGGGGAGCAGGGGTTCTGGAATTTCACCTACAAAGCTGGGGAGAGCACAGAGACCACCGTGAGAAGCAGGCATAACGGACAGGTGCACTGCACATCACACACAGGTGGGGAGACAGGTACAGGTTGGGGGGCAGCGAGGCAGGGGAGTACCAGAGGATTTGTGGGACCCAAAGGGGAAAGGCCTGCCTCCAAGCCACAGCAGAGATGGGGACACGAAGGGAGGTCTGAACGCCCACTGACCTCACCTGTCGGGGTCTGCCGGTGCCGGGGTCCCCAGGTCCCTGCCCCCCAGGCCTGTACCAGGGTCTGAGCCCAGCACTGGTACAAGGGTTGGGAGACAGGGCTATGGGGAAAGGAGCCACTGCTGCCGCCACCGCCGCTGCCACCTCCAGGATGCTGCCTCCCTGTGGGCCCAGTCCCTGCCTTTTACCCAGGTCGATGCgggggaggagggtgagggttcCTGCCAGAGGAAGTGGGCAGGAAGGGGCAGGGACGGATTGGGGGGGTTACCGCCCTGATTCACAGAAACTGCACACCCACCCCACCCTATGCTGGGGCAGTAGAGATCCAGCGAGGGGCAAAGAGGGAGTGTGGACCCCAGAGGGAGGGGACGGAGACCCAgagtggggtgggaggtggcagCCCCTCCCCTTGGCCGCAGGTGTTTCCGTTTGGGGTGGGGCTGCTGTGTTTACAACAACAGCCTGGTTCCCCAGCTTCCTCCAGATTATTGGGGCGTCTCCTGGTACCCCATCACATCAGGGTGTGTGCTGGGAAAGGAACTCTGCTGGACTTGGTGGCTACAAAGACCAAGGAGAAAGACCCCCTGGGACCCCTCAACAAGCCTTGCACCTGAAGAGTGGGGATAAGGACCAtaggttcttttttttggttgtttttgctttgagacagtctctctctcacccaggctggagtgccatggcgtgatcttggctcactgcaacctccgcctcctaggttaaagcgattctctgcctcagtctcctgagtagctgggattacaggtgcatgccaccacatctggctgattgtggtagagacggggttttaccatggtggccaggctggtctcaaactcctgacttcatgatccacctatcttggcctctcaaagtgctgggattacaggtgagagccaccgcgcctggccgatagGTTCTTTGATAACCAAAGGAGATACAGTTCCTGGGTCAGCAGGTCCCCTGGTGTGCCCTCCCACCTGCTCTCCCTCTCGCTCAGCCCCAAACCCCCAGTGCCCTCCTCCTGCTGAGCCTCTTCACCATCTGTTCCCTGTGGAATACTCTGACCCTAAGTTTCCACCCGAGTCCCTCCTTCACTGCCTTTGTCTTTAATTAAGTGAatgaattatttgtttatttgttaattGTTTATCAAgagaaactatttctttttttttttttttgagatggagtttcgctcttgttacccaggctggagtgccatggcgcgatctcggctcaccgcaacctccgcctcctgggttcaggcaattctcctgcctcagcctcctgagtagctgggatcacaggaacgcgccaccgtgcccagctaattttttgtattttttagtagacacggggtttcaccatgttgaccaggatggtctcgatctcttgacctcgtgatccacccgcctcggcctcccaaagtgctgggattacagtcgtgagccaccgcaccaggcccaaGAGAAACGATTTCTTAGCCTACATACATATTCATGTGTTCAGGAACACAAGTCAGTGACAACCTTCTAGGTAATTTGACCTGAAGAAATTCTTTATATTCCAAGATCACTTTGCAGTCTGAAAGATACCAGCCTTCcagctggcgcggtggctcacacctgtaatcccagcactttgggaggccaaggcaggtggatcacaaggtcagcagtttaagaccagccttgccaagatggtgaaaccctgtctctactaaaagtacaaaaatcagctgggcatggtggcacgcacctgtaatcccagctactagttaggaggccgaggcaggagaatcgtttgaacatgggcagcagaggttgcagtgaaatgagattgtgccactgcattacatCCTGGAtgaaagagggagactctgtgtcaaaaagaaaaacgATACCAGCCTTCCTCCTCTCAAAATCTTTCATGGAATCAATTTCTGTAGCAATCTGCATATGCTTGCTTGTTTCAGCCACAGCAAACAGAGAAAGCTGCGACCCCCAGGGATACCATGAATGCTCCAACATTATGAAATCACAGATGCTTGGCCAGAAGGCCACGCCTCTGAGGTTTTGGCAAAACTTCAGAAGCCGTGGTAGTTACTGTCCTTGATAACTCTGTTAGCCTCAACACCAACGTCCTTCCTGACTGACAGAAAAATGGATGGtccctggtcaacgtggtgaaaccccatctctactgaaaatacaaaaattagccagtgtggtggctcccacctgtagtcccagctactcaggaggctgaggcaggagaaacgcttgaacctgggagacaggggttgcagtgagccgagatcacgtcactgcactccagcctgggcgacagcaagactcaggaattaaaaaaaaaaaaagaaattgagccaggtacagtggctgacacctgtaatctcagcactttgggaggccaaggatcacctgaaaccagcctgggccacgtgGCGAAACCCATTTgcaccagaaatacaaaaaattacctggtgggatgcacctgtagtcccagctactcaggaggctgaggtgggaggattccttgatcctgggagacagatggaggttgcagtgagccgagatcatgccactgcactccagcctgggtgacagactgagaccccatctcaaaaaaaaaaaaaaaaaaaaaaaacagctgggctgtagtcccagctactcaggaggctgaggcaggaggatcacttgagcccagaggtctgAGTCTGTAGCAGGTTAGGATGAGCCTgcgtgacagaatgagaccctgtctcaagaaaaaaagtacaaataaaagaCCTAtggatgttttttctttcttttttttttcatatttacccATACTTACCCCTGGTGACAATCCAGAGATGTTTTTTCAGAGGTCAGTATAGATTTAGCTAGAACATTCTAGCAGAACACCAAGGATGTTCTAGATGAGTTTTAGGAGCACATCAAGCCATCCGAGGGTCATTCCTTCTGCAGATATTTGCTGTGCTATTCCCTGGGAATCGGTGCAGGAGTGAGCAAGACAGCTCCAGGCAGGGCCTGATGTCAGAGTCTGCAGTCCAGTGGGATCCCTGGGGAGTGGGGGTGTTAACACAAACAGGCCACTTTGGATTCCCTGTGTGCCCCA encodes:
- the RPS11 gene encoding small ribosomal subunit protein uS17 yields the protein MADIQTERAYQKQPTIFQNKKRVLLGETGKEKLPRYYKNIGLGFKTPKEAIEGTYIDKKCPFTGNVSIRGRILSGVVTKMKMQRTIVIRRDYLHYIRKYNRFEKRHKNMSVHLSPCFRDVQIGDIVTVGECRPLSKTVRFNVLKVTKAAGTKKQFQKF